In Leishmania donovani BPK282A1 complete genome, chromosome 20, one genomic interval encodes:
- a CDS encoding cell division cycle protein-like protein, translating into MAGFTDALVLEAPVLWWPAVGDLPRYPIDDQRSFVAAIVEAAMPWPQGASTAEGTMIRTLGLSCLGRSVMMTAEWSCLYGIGSMQLPSVKVWNPLQGCAVYMTVSTEAGLGSLASTHHGGKNGRGTASLTELDLRQLARDERVRVTHRSLREMLSRCCCSRATLLTHMQRCADQREEYSLLHRAVTRAHTAALKHLERAAQAMDGVLASNRGPSRKAAISAPSLSSLLFAGDTPSQRHLLRLLQATTPSVVQVSSTRVFVLEARRLNLAEVLTLLELEALEVVEAVLRPPPLCASAASSSSTVQVSPCLLIVMESLHLLEGNANSLVASVTHQLCVCLDALHASTVPAIVWSFTEDVCDTPPALLTRVGAQHERLAVSTAEDRIAYLTRRLARWPPVSSLQRTAWRTAAVALAESTAHWTVDRLVLVRDADLASMLPSAPAVTRKVSDGASRQAECLHEQRKRGVEVQEVQDGVPASSASSVAAQRSEPPLFDMYSRLYGIEEAICKVEELIVWPLTHLLLLRELAIPCAKGVLLCGPSGSGKTALLSCLGRRLQLPDARRIHVMSVDGLSLITKEVGRSEKNIAQLFDTARSLAPTALFIDNLDSLAPPRGRTTAETNTTGDRTLSTLLTQMDGVGGGQADRVVVVVASAPSIDTLDPAVCRPGRLDVHVQLTNPPTSSSAAVMKDRLREFVARMQKRRQSDDVLATGDGVGAATLEVLEEVDQLVDEYLASVTANVKSKADDDAALPPRPSLSPAEVTAAIREVILDVVARLERGDGRTPPCAALSSDAHVADTSSDVVRAVRDAVRHLYAPA; encoded by the coding sequence ATGGCGGGCTTTACCGACGCGTTGGTGCTCGAGGCACCCGTACTTTGGTGGCCGGCAGTCGGCGATCTGCCACGATATCCGATCGACGATCAGCGGTCGTTTGTGGCCGCCATTGTGGAGGCAGCGATGCCCTGGCCGCAGGGCGCTTCCACAGCAGAGGGTACCATGATCCGCACGCTGGGCCTCTCGTGCCTGGGCCGCAGCGTCATGATGACGGCTGAATGGAGCTGCCTCTACGGTATCGGCTCGATGCAACTTCCGTCCGTGAAAGTGTGGAACCCGCTACAAGGATGTGCCGTGTACATGACAGTAAGCACGGAGGCCGGGCTAGGGTCCCTGGCCAGTACGCATCATGGTGGCAAGAATGGACGCGGCACCGCGTCCTTGACGGAGCTGGATTTACGTCAGCTGGCACGCGATGAGCGAGTGCGCGTGACGCACCGCTCGCTTCGTGAGATGCTgagtcggtgctgctgctcacgggCGACCCTTCTGACTCACATGCAACGATGCGCCGACCAGCGAGAGGAGTACTCGCTGCTTCACCGTGCCGTCACGCGGGCCCACACCGCAGCGCTGAAACACTTGGAGCGAGCCGCTCAGGCCATGGACGGCGTACTCGCCAGCAACCGTGGGCCATCCAGGAAGGCTGCTATCTCTGCACCCTCCCTGTCGTCACTCCTGTTCGCCGGTGACACGCCGAGTCAGCGGCACCTGTTGCGTCTCCTGCAAGCCACTACGCCCTCGGTCGTCCAGGTATCAAGCACGCGGGTGTTTGTGCTGGAGGCCCGTCGCCTCAACCTTGCAGAGGTGCTGACTCTCCTCGAGTTGGAGGCgttggaggtggtggaggcggtactgcggccaccgccgttgtgcgcctctgccgcctcttcctccagcACGGTGCAGGTCTCCCCATGCCTGCTTATTGTTATGGAGTCTCTGCACTTGTTGGAAGGCAACGCCAACTCACTCGTGGCCAGCGTGACACACcagctgtgcgtgtgcctggATGCCCTGCACGCCAGCACTGTACCAGCGATTGTTTGGTCTTTCACGGAGGATGTGTGCGAcacgccgccagcgctgctcACGCGCGTAGGGGCACAACATGAGCGACTCGCCGTGTCCACGGCTGAGGACCGCATCGCCTACCTGACGCGACGCTTGGCACGTTGGCCGCCGgtgtcgtcgctgcagcggacCGCGTGGCGCACGGCCGCCGTTGCATTGGCCGAAAGCACTGCGCACTGGACGGTAGATCGGCTTGTGCTAGTTCGTGACGCGGATCTCGCCAGTATGCTGCCCTCCGCCCCTGCTGTCACCCGGAAGGTGAGCGATGGTGCCTCACGTCAAGCTGAGTGTCTACATGAGCAGCGCAAGAGAGGCGTGGAGGTGCAAGAGGTACAAGACGGCGTACCTGCTTCCTCAGCTTCCTCGGTGGCCGCACAACGTTCAGAGCCTCCGCTGTTTGACATGTACAGCCGCCTCTACGGCATCGAGGAGGCGATATGCAAGGTGGAGGAGTTGATTGTGTGGCCACTGAcgcaccttctcctcttgCGCGAACTCGCCATTCCGTGCGCGAAGGGCGTCCTTCTCTGCGGGCCCAGCGGGTCCGGCAAGACGGCACTCCTGTCCTGCCTCGGGCGACGGCTGCAGTTGCCAGACGCGCGGCGCATCCACGTCATGTCGGTGGATGGGCTCTCCCTGATTACAAAGGAGGTCGGCCGCTCCGAGAAAAACAtcgcgcagctcttcgaCACGGCGCGCTCCCTTGCGCCGACAGCACTTTTCATTGACAACCTCGACTCGCTGGCCCCGCCACGCGGGCGTACCACGGCAGAAACGAACACGACCGGCGATCGCACGCTTAGCACCCTCCTTACGCAGAtggacggcgtcggcggtgggCAGGCAgaccgcgtcgtcgtcgttgtcgccTCGGCTCCGTCCATCGACACGCTCGACCCCGCCGTATGCCGTCCTGGGCGGCTcgacgtgcacgtgcagctCACTAACCCGCCCACGAGTTCCTCCGCTGCTGTTATGAAAGACCGGCTACGCGAGTTTGTGGCCCGCATGCAGAAACGGCGGCAGTCTGATGATGTCCTAGCCACCGGGGACGGAGTGGGGGCTGCgacgctggaggtgctggaggaggtcgATCAGCTTGTGGATGAGTACCTTGCCAGCGTCACAGCGAATGTGAAGAGCAAAGCCGATGACGACGCAGctctgccaccgcggccgtcCTTGTCCCCGGCTGAGGTGACGGCGGCAATACGTGAGGTGATCCTTGACGTCGTTGCACGACTAGAGCGAGGTGACGGCCGTACGCCACCTTGCGCGGCCCTATCGTCTGACGCGCATGTGGCGGATACGAGCAGTGATGTGGTGCGCGCCGTGCGAGATGCCGTCCGCCACCTCTACGCCCCCGCTTAG
- a CDS encoding phosphatase-like protein, with product MPTVPFTGQVRMEWYQSVEQIHFTFYVKDRTVDDVVVTKTATSLEVAIRLDDNGREYSCSYDPLFAELTGDAASISVRPMKVEVSVAKAQPYQWPALERKASAEGAVVPPIGGAPEIALPVTAKDLKYPNSKGKDWSALKLEVEEDAKPEGEAALNKLFQQIYGDGSDEQRRAMIKSFTESGGTVLSTNWDDVKKKKVEAQPPKGMEAKTISE from the coding sequence ATGCCGACGGTGCCCTTCACAGGCCAGGTGCGGATGGAGTGGTATCAGTCCGTGGAGCAGATCCACTTCACCTTCTATGTCAAGGACCGCACAGTGGACGACGTCGTCGTGACGAAAACCGCCACTTCGCTCGAGGTGGCTATCCGCCTCGATGACAACGGACGCGAGTACAGCTGCAGCTACGATCCGCTGTTTGCGGAGCTGACGGGTGATGCCGCGTCCATCTCGGTGCGTCCCATGAAGGTCGAGGTCTCCGTGGCGAAGGCCCAGCCGTACCAATGGCCGGCTCTGGAGCGCAAAGCCAGCGCAGAGGGCGCAGTGGTGCCCCCGATCGGTGGCGCGCCAGAGATCGCGCTTCCTGTAACGGCCAAGGACCTCAAGTACCCGAACAGCAAGGGCAAGGACTGGAGCGCGCTGAagctggaggtggaggaggacgcaAAGCCGGAAGGAGAGGCGGCCCTCAACAAACTGTTCCAGCAAATCTACGGCGACGGTTCcgatgagcagcgccgcgcgatGATCAAGTCCTTCACGGAGAGTGGTGGCACGGTGCTTTCCACCAACTGGGACGACGTaaaaaagaagaaggtggaggcgcagccgccAAAGGGTATGGAAGCGAAGACTATTTCGGAGTAG